A segment of the Mustelus asterias chromosome 28, sMusAst1.hap1.1, whole genome shotgun sequence genome:
attcccccaaccccacacattgaccctgctaatccccctgacactagggtcaatttagcatggccaatcaacctaacctgcacatctttgggattgttgtcaatacaggctcgatgggccaaatggcttctttctgcaatgtaggcattctatgattgccGCAGGATTTTTGACATCTCTCTCGGAGGGTAGAATCCCAGTAGTGCTATAATCTGCCGTTGATCCCTCCTGAAATATTTGAAACCACTTAGCTCTGGGCTGTGGGCGAGTGCAGAGTAGATACGGAAGCCTTGCTGAAGATTGGTACAATTGTGGGATTTCTAACTTCTGATATCTATATCCTGGGATCACTGGATTAAAATGTAGACTGttctacatagagtcatagaacagtacagcacagaacaggcccttcggcccacgatgttgtgccaagcttcatctgaaaccaagatcaagctatcccactccctatcatcctggtgtgctccatgtgcctattcaataaccgcttaaatgttcctaaagtgtctgactccactatcactgcaggcagtccattccacaccccaaccactctctgaataaagaacctaccttggacatccttcctatatctcccaccatgaaccctatagttatgcccccttgtaatagctccatccacccgaggaaatagtctttgaacattcactctatctatccccttcatcattttataaacctctattaagtctcccctcaacctcctccgctccagagagaacagccctagctcactcaacctttcctcataagacctgccctccaaaccaggcagcatcctggtaaatctcctctgcactctttccagcgcttccacatcctccttatagtgaggtgaccagaattgcacacaatattccaaatgtggtctcaccaaggtcctgtacagttgcagcataaccccacggctcttaaactccaagctaacacactataggccttcttcacagctctatccacttgagtggcaaccttcagagatctgtggatatggaccccaagatctctctgttcctccacagtcttcagaaccctacctttgaccctataatccacatttaaatttgtcctaccaaaatgaattacctcacatttatcaggattaaactccatctgccatttttcagcccagttctgcatcctatctatgtctctttgcagcctacaacagccctccacctcatccattactccaccaatcttggtgtcatcagcaaatttactgatccacccttcagccccctcctccaagtcattgataaaaatcacaaatagcagaggaccaagcactgatccctgtggcactccactagcaacctgcctccagtccgaaaattttccatccaccaccaccctctgtcttcggtcagatagccagttacctatccaatcggccaactttccctctatcccacacctccttactttcatcataagccgaccatgggggaccttatcaaacgccttactaaaatccatgtatatgacatcaactgccctaccttcatcaacacacttagttccctcctcaaaaaattcaatcaaatttgtgaggcacgacttgcccttcacaaatccgtgctgactatcccggattaacccgcatctttctaaatggtcataaatcccatccctaaggaccttttccatcaacttaccaaccaccgaagtaagactaaccggcctataattaccagggtcatttctattccctttcttaaacagaggaacaacattcgccactctccagtcctctggcactatccccgtggacagtgaggacccaaagatcaaagccaaaggctctgcaatctcatcccttgcctcccaaaggatcctaggatatatttcatcaggcccaggggacttatcgaccttcagtttattcaaaactgccagtacatcctccctccgaacatctacttcctccagcctattagcctgtaaccccttctcttcctcaaaaacatggcccctctccttggtgaacactgaagaaaagtattcattcatcacctcgcctatctctactgactccatacacaagttcccactactgtccttgaccggccctaacctcaccctggtcattcttttattcctcacataagagtaaaaagccttggggttttccttgatccgacccgccaaggacttctcatgccccctcctagctctcctaagcccctttttcagctcattccttgctaacttgtaaccctcaatcgagccatctgaaccttgtttcctcatccctacataagcttccctcttcctttttacaagacattccacctcttttgtgaaccatggttccctcacttggccatttcctccctgcctgacagggacatacctatcaaggacacacaatatttgttccttgaaaaagttccacttttcattagtgcctttccctgacagtttctgttcccatcttatgccccctaattcttgcctaatcgcatcataattacctctcccccaattataaaccttgccctgccgtacggccctatccctctccattgcaataacaaaagacaccgaattgtggtcactatctccaaagtgctctcccacaaccaaacctaacacttggcccggttcatttcccagtaccaaatccaatgtggccccacctcttgtcggcctatccacatattgtgtcaggaaacccttctgcacacactgcacaaaaactgccccatccgaactattcatagaggtttacagcatggaaacaggcccttcggcccaacttgtccatgccgcccttttttttaaccactaagccatccccaattgcctgcatttggcctatacctctctatacccaacttacccatataactgtttaaatgctcttaaaaataagtacccacctctactactacctctggcagcttgttccagacactcaccaccctctgtgtgaaaacattgccgctctgggcacttttgtatctctcgcctctcaccttaaacctatgccctctagttttagactcccctacctttgggaaaagttgttGATGATCTAactgatctttgcccctcattattttatagacctctataagatcacccctcagcctcctacgctccagagaaaaaagtcccagtctatccagcctctacttataactcaaaccatcaagtcccagtaagaagtctcacaacaccaggttaagtcaaatcccggtagcatcgtagtaaatcttttctgcactctttctagtttaataatatcctttctataatagggtgaccagaactgtacacagtattccgagtgtggccttaccaacttcaacaagacgtcccaatcctgtattcaatgttctgaccaatgaaaccaagcatgccgaatgccttcttcaccactctgtccacctgtgactccactttcaaggagctatgaacctgtacccaaatctctttgttctataactctccccaaaaatGATCAAGTGTGCAGTACATGCCATGATAACCATAGTCACAGGGAGCTCCTGTTGTGAAGATTTTAAAGTGAAAGATTGTGCTATGTTCAGTGTTTGCCTGTGGAGCACTTTAATGAATTGTTGTACTTTTGACAAATCTTTCTTCAGAATTAAACCTTGCGGGTAATTTCCTGAAACAACTCCCTGATGAAATCAAGGATTTGACGCATTTGACAAGTATTAACCTCGCGAGGAATAAATTCTCCGTCTTCCCACACCAActaactgcactgacaacactggAAGCCATCAATCTGGAGGCGAATGAGATTACTGGTGAGTATTTTGGGTCAGGTGTATAAGGATTGTCTGGTAATATAGCGCTATCTCTCCTCGGCAGTGCCAGCTCCCTCCTTTCACAGTATTctgaggtagaatcatagaatctctacagtgcagaagagggctatttggcccatcgagtctgcaccaatcacaatcccacccagaccctaactccATAACCCCAGCTATTTACCCTTccaatctccctggcactaaggggcaatttagcatggctaatccatctaacccgcacatctttggactgtgggaggaaactggagcacccggaggaaacccatgcagacacggggagaatgtacaaactccacacagacagtgacccgaggctggaattgaacccaactccctggcgctgtgaggcagcagtgctggccactgggCCGCCCATGTAGTAACTGAACTCTTCATTCCTcctttctctccatctccccccgtTTCACTCTTGTACTACCCCCTCAAGGGAGTAATTTCTGGGTTGCATTCTGTGCCATGTTAAGGAGAGGAAGATTACAAAGGCCGATCTGAGGGGTTTGTGCAGGGAGAAGGATTCATGTGAACATTTTCTCACCCAGATTTCTCACTGCCCTCCGCCCTCAACCTCGGCACTGAATAATCTCTCATCCTCCATAATTTCAATCTTCATCTcaactcctcacactctctctcctctgatCTCTGATCCCCCCTAAATCTCATCTTAATCATCTTATCCAGTCTCGTGGTCATAACAAAGCacagtgtatcacagcttggtatgggctccagctctgcccaagaccgcaagaaactacaaagggttgtgaatgtagcccaatccatcacgcaaaccagcctcccatccattgactctgtctacacttcccactgccttggcaaagcagccggcataattaaggaccccacacaccccggacattctctcttccaccttcttccgtcgggaaaaagataaaaaaaatctgaggtcacgtaccaaccgactcaagaacagcttcttccctgctgccatcagacgttagAATGGACCTacgcgcattaagttgatctttctctacaccctagctatgactgtaacactacatcctgcactctctcctttccttctctatgaacggtgtgctttgcacgcaggaaacaatacttttcactgtatgctaatgcatgtgataataataaatcaaatcaaagtgtcaGTTTTCAGTGTACACCGATAACACCCTGTTTACCTCACCACAACCTCTCTCGACTCCTCCACATCCAATACTCAATGAGCAGGAATGTTCTTCCATTATGTATTAGgaagaaggaagccattgtttttggttCCTGCTTCAAATTTGTTCCTTAGTTACAGACTCCGCGCCTCTCCCTGACAACAGCCATCGACTAATCCAGTCTGTTCATAACCTCGGTGTCACGATAGACcccgagatgagcttctgacatAAAATTACCACCAGTAAAACTGTCTATTTACACTTTGATGACATTGAGCAACTTTCCCCCAATCCCAAttcctgctgaaatcctcattcatgATTTTATCACCTCCGGACTTGACTATCCCACACATCGCTAGCTGGCCTTCCatgttctaccctctgtaaactcaaCATCATCTAAAACCTTGTTGCTTGTGCCTTAATTCACACCAAACCCCGTTCCCCACATCACCCCTGTGTTCGCTGACTGTCTCCTGCTCCTTTTCAAGGTCTGTCTTGGTTTTcagattctcatccttattttcaatttCCTCCAAGGCTTTGTCCCTCCCAACCCTTTCACTTCTTCCAGTCCCGCAACCCCCTGAAGTACCTGTGCTCCAAATCCAGCCcccattttaatcactccatcgtTGCTGGCCATTTACCAGCAACTTTGGGCTGTGGATCATTGCGTGTTTTATGCAAGACTGGGtggcgcgatggcacagtggttagcactgctgcctcacagcgctagggatctgggttccattctcggcttgggtcactgtctgtgtggagtttgcacgttctccccgtgtctggggtgatcagtaagtttgcggacgacacaaaactggcaggacttgcagatagtgaggaacattgtcagaagctacagaaggatatagataggctggaaatttgggcaaggaaatggcagatggagttcaatcctgataaatgcgaagtgatgcattttggtgggaataatgtagggaggagctacacgataaatggaagaaccataaagggtgtagagacgcagagggacctgggtgtgcaagtccacagatctttgaaggtgacgtcacaggtggagaaggtggtgaagaaggcatatggcatgcttgcctttataggacggggcatagagtataaaagttggggtctgatgttgcagctgtatagaacgttggttcggccgcatttggaatactgcgtccagttctggtcgccacactaccagaaggacgtggaggctttggagagagtacagaggaggtttaccaggatgttgcctggtatggaggggcttggttatgaggagagattggggaaactggggttgttctccttggaaagacggaggatgaggggagacttaatagaggtgtataaaattatgaaaggcatagatagggtgaacggtgggaagcttttccccgggtcggtggtgacgttcacgaggggtcataggttcaaggtgaaggggggggaggtttaacacagatatcagaaggacatatttcacacagagggtcgtgggggcctggaatgtgttgccgggcaaggtggtggaggcggacacactgggaacatttaagacttatctagacagctatatgaatggagtgggaatggagggatacaaaagagtggtttagtttggaccagggagcggcgcgggctaattgttctttgtttctcgtttcaaggcttcattctatgatcaacttgctggtgccagtacagagcgagactgcagatagttgggaacctgtctcgggggcagggaattcagatggtgttcgtggaagtggaaatgaatagggttgggaagcattttccgatcagggccagtgtgatctcctggactcgtttcgatcgcctcagggggtcggagaggaatttcccagatttttttcccccatattggccctggggtttttcactctgggttttcgcctctccctggagatcacatggtctggaatgggggggtgggggtgagttaataggttgtgatgaacaaagcatcgtagctgtgagggacagctcggtggataggatattagtatgtagataggctggaaaattgggcggggatcctggattcaggattcaatcctggaccggggagcggcgcgggcttggagggccgaagggcctgttcctgtgctgtattgttctttgtttgtttgtctgcgtgggtttcctccgggtgctccggtttcctcccacagtccaaaagacatgctggttagggtgcattggccacgctaaattctccctcagtgcacctgaacaggagtgtggcgactcggggattttcacagtcacttcattgcagtgttaatgtaagcctacatgtaacactaataaataaactttaaacaagctAAGATTCAGCTGATCTATTTCTGCTTTTCAGAGATCCCGGCTGAGAGTCTCGCCTCCATGCCCTTCCTCAAGTCACTGAATATGAAATCTAACCCTCTGCGCAGTGAAACCCAGACAACTCAGCAGACAGTGTTACCATTTGAATTACTGACAGCAGATGAATAGTTACATGGGTTCGACATCAGAGCCTATTTGGAGTGCATACT
Coding sequences within it:
- the lrrc20 gene encoding leucine-rich repeat-containing protein 20 is translated as MAKDAARVARIVNETVEEGRNSLDLSNCKLTTFPVALFKLMRDVVANIQFISLENNELKFISSDFMTNFNQLRELNLAGNFLKQLPDEIKDLTHLTSINLARNKFSVFPHQLTALTTLEAINLEANEITEIPAESLASMPFLKSLNMKSNPLRSETQTTQQTVLPFELLTADE